GAGCTTGGGCTGAAACTCCCTATGAACGGCTCCAGTTGCTCAATCAGGCTGCAATTGACATGTATGCAAGTAATCATATCGATCTCTCCCGCGAGCCCTTGGAGATAGATGTGTGTGCGCAACACAACAACGGTGGACTCGCTGCAGATATCTGGTGGGAGTCCACAAATATCGCTCATCTCTATCCCATTGGGGAGGTGAACGGGAGTCATGGTGTAAGTAGACCTGGTGGCAGTGCATTGAATGCTGGGCAGGTAGGAGCTCTACGAGCTGCTACAAGGATTGTGGGATATGGTACTCCTAAAGCAGCTACACTACAGTCTTGCAAAACGCAAATCAATGACCTGATCCAATACATCAAGCATGTTACAGAGGACGAGAGAAGCAACTTGCAGGAAGCCAAGATTCTGCTTGATACCCAACAATCCGTACTGCAACAGCGTATGTCTCGCTCAGCTGGGCCTATCAGGGCGCACTCCTTGGTTGAAAGGGCCTTGGTGGATGCAGAAGAGCAGCAATCCCTGCTTGCAACCATCACCGGCATCCCCTTCATATATCTACCAAAGGTGCTACGTTTGAGGCATATGGCCTTGGCCCAGGTGTGGTACTTGTATGCAATTAAAACCTATCTGGAGAGAGGAGGTGGAAGTAGGGGATCATATCTTGTGGTATCTGAGGAAGGAGAGACTCCTCACCCCTTGTTGGCTACCTATAGCATGGTGCCCGAGGAGAGGTCCTTGCGTTCATACGTACAGGTTATAGACCTGGATGAATCAAGTTCTCTCCAGTGCCGATGGGATACTTGTAGGGAAGTGCCATCAGAGACCTTCTGGTTTGAGCGGGTTTGGCGGGAGTACAGGGAAAAATCCTATCTCAACGTATAGTGCATTGAGATAGGATTATGAGCGTGTTACAGCCTGGGGATCGCAAGCCCACCGTCAACAGTGATGACTGTTCCGCTGGAGAAGGGGAGCGCACCCTCGAAGAGGGAACTTACCGTCTTGCCGATGTCCTGGGGCGTACCCCAGCGCATCTGTGGTACCAGCCCTTCTGCAAGCAGGGAGTCATACTTTCCCTCTACCGCTGAGGTCATATCGGTCTTGATGATACCCGGTCGGATTTCGTACACGAGTGCACCCTCAGGTGCAAGTCGGGTTGAGAAGAGGGATGCAGCCATCCCCAGCCCTGCCTTGCTGATGCAGTACTCGCCTCGGTTTACCGACACCATGGTAGCTGAGACAGAAGTGATGAATACGATGATCTTTCCTTGCAAAGTGGAGTTTTCTTGCCATCGGTTTGCAATCTTCTGGGTAAGAAAGACAGGTCCTCTCAGGTTTGTGTACATAAGTCGGTCATACGATTCTGGGCTCATCTGCAACAAGTCTGCTCGTTCTTTTGGTGCAACACCTGCGTTATTGACCAGCCCATCCAGTGAACCGGTGAATGCGAATGCTTGGGAGACAAGTTGGTTTTGTTGTTGTTCATCGGAGATGTCGCCTTGTATGATGAAGAAAGCTTGGTTTTTGTCAGTTGCGGCTTCTTGGCATAGATGTTGGGTTTCCAAGGCAGCTTCCTTGTTCCCTGCATAGTTTATGATAACCGAGTACCCACGTGAGGCGAGCGAGAGGCAGATTCCTCTTCCAATTCCTCGGCTTCCGCCGGTGACCAGAATGGTTTTTGGCATTGATATCCTCCATATTGTTGCATGCAACAATATGAATTGTGAAGGCTTTTGTTCTCGCTGTCAAGCGTTATGATGTAGGAAAGGGTAGTGAAGTGAAGAGAGAAAACAAGGAAATCAATACCCATATACTGGGATTGGGATTAGGATTGGCCGCTTTTGTGCTTATCCTCGTGCTTCCTCTGGATGGACTGGAAAGCAAGGGTAGACTCGCTTTGGCGCTTACCTTGATGACTGTTGTATTCTGGGCCTTTCAGGTGAGCCATACCGGATATATTGCAGGGATGTACTTGGTCCTTTTGATCGTCTTGGATGTAAGCAAGCCTGCTACTGTACTCTCTACCTGGACCAGTTCAAGCACTTACCTGATCATAGGAGCCTATCTGATTGCAGCCGCGGTCCGCTCTTCCTCCTTGGGACAACGTATCGCCTACTCATTCCTCCTCCATTTTGTCACATCCTATAGAACTCTGATTATTGCAATCTTTGCACTGACTTTCGTTCTGAGTCTACTCATTCCCCATGCATGGCCCCGTGCGTTCTTGATCATGTCGGTAATGAGTGTGGTCATCAAGAGTGCTGACATCGAGCGTAAGGAGGCGATTGTCATCGGTTTTGCTGTCTTTGCCTCTTCTGTTCCTATCTCGCTTATCTTTCTTACCGGGGCAAGTGTTACCAGTCCATTGGCGGTTGCCTATGCTGGCATTGAGCTCTCGTGGCTTGGGTGGCTGGAGATCATGGGATTGCCTGCCTTTATTGCAAGCTTGCTTACTCTG
The sequence above is drawn from the uncultured Sphaerochaeta sp. genome and encodes:
- a CDS encoding 3-ketoacyl-ACP reductase, with amino-acid sequence MPKTILVTGGSRGIGRGICLSLASRGYSVIINYAGNKEAALETQHLCQEAATDKNQAFFIIQGDISDEQQQNQLVSQAFAFTGSLDGLVNNAGVAPKERADLLQMSPESYDRLMYTNLRGPVFLTQKIANRWQENSTLQGKIIVFITSVSATMVSVNRGEYCISKAGLGMAASLFSTRLAPEGALVYEIRPGIIKTDMTSAVEGKYDSLLAEGLVPQMRWGTPQDIGKTVSSLFEGALPFSSGTVITVDGGLAIPRL
- a CDS encoding SLC13 family permease; this translates as MKAFVLAVKRYDVGKGSEVKRENKEINTHILGLGLGLAAFVLILVLPLDGLESKGRLALALTLMTVVFWAFQVSHTGYIAGMYLVLLIVLDVSKPATVLSTWTSSSTYLIIGAYLIAAAVRSSSLGQRIAYSFLLHFVTSYRTLIIAIFALTFVLSLLIPHAWPRAFLIMSVMSVVIKSADIERKEAIVIGFAVFASSVPISLIFLTGASVTSPLAVAYAGIELSWLGWLEIMGLPAFIASLLTLVLFLVIFTPKKTLHLNKVAISEASQALGPFTKKDVRVVTWLCIAIVVWSLDFLHGIAIGWVTFLLAVLMSLPIIGEVLEPKHFKEVPIQVLIFISAATAIGKVGAETGMNAYIAQVVLPSFIPSNIFLLAIIVTTFTMVVHMVLGSVLSVMGVAIPALLAYIAPLNINPMVVVFWSYTVIGSHYILPFHHMNVLVGQGEGNGLYSQRETIKLGVPMIAVVYFTTVVVETLWWKLLGIL